The Mucilaginibacter terrae region GTATCTTTGTAATTGCCCAATAAAACTGGAAGTGAAACGGTAGTTGTCCTGCATAGCGGCATGGATCTGGTTAAGCCTGCTGATGCGTTCCTCATCATTCATTTGCAGTTTCCCATCTTCGAGCAGGTTGTGCAGTGCCGTTAACTGGTGTTCACAGTCTGCTAACAATGATTTTTTTACTTTATCGAGGTAGACCTTTTGTTCGAGTGTGAATTCACTGTTTTGATCGATCCGGGTAAACCTGCCCAACATCTCATTTTGCCAGTTCACTATCTGGTTCACTTGCGGGCTGTTTTTCACTACTGAGTTTATTGTACTGCGCCTGAAATAATACTCGTTGTGCAGCCCAAATTCCTGTCCAAGCGCTCCGGTGATCGTGCCTAATCCGTTGTGCGCAATGTTGTAACCTTGTTTGACATAATTGGAATACATATGTAATGCAGCGATCTGCTCCAACAGGTATTTTTTCTGGGTTTTCTTTTGCGAGAACCATTCGGCAAATGTTTGTGCATCCGCATGGGCGGACAGCAAGGCTGCTGCTGAAGTGAGTAATGTATAGGTTAGCAAAACCTTACTTTTAAGGCTGATCTGATCGGCCTTATGCTTGATGTTTTTAATTGATCCCATACCATTTTTTGATTGATTTAGTATCTGCTAAGTCGCGACTGCGTTGTAAGCTGACACTAATATTTTGGTTATTAAATTGCTTTAGATCATTATAGTTCCCGTCCAGCTGATCGCTGGCCTGATCAATGAGTTCCAGGCGTTGTTCATCTGTCATTTGGGTTTTGAAGCCATTGATGATCATCAGGATCTGATCCAGGTTTTGCATGCTGGCTTTCAGAATACCACTGTACACATTTTCCATGTAACGCAGCTCTTCCGGCTTGAAATGTTTATCCTGCCTGAATAAGGCCCAGGCGCGGTGGTACTGCTGTACTAAAGATGCTTGTTTAAGCGTCACGTCTTTGATCCGCTGGTAGTAAGCAATGGCCGATTTGATCTTCCAAAGCTCCGTGAAATAATCACTGTAAAGCTGTTTCTGCTGATCGGTCCACCCTGAAATTTCGGTGAGTTTCAACTTGGAAAGTTGGTTTTCGATCACTTTTTGAGCGTTTTGCAACCAAATAGTTTTATTCTGCATTCGCTGAACTTTCAAATCAATGGCTTTGATCACCTTTGTTACCGTTACCTTGATGACTTCAGTTGCTATAAATTGAGCTCTCACTTCGTAAGCCGTTGTTGTAAAGAACCCGGTCATAAAAAGAAATGCAATAATCATTTTCATTTGTTGTTTCATAACACCTCCAATCTTCCGGCACTGGCCGGTGAATCATGTCAATTGTAACGTTCCTGATTACTTAATTTTTATGTACTCGTACCCTTGAATCGTGAGTGAATTCTTATATGAGTTGTAATAGAATTTTCGTCCTAATGCACCTTCGGAAAGAATTTTAGCCTGCTCATCCCACTGTGTTGTCCACTTGCGTTGTTTATACAGTTTTGGTTGTATCACGCCATTTCTTATTTTTTGATACCCCGTTTTGGACAGTACCATGAAGGTGTTATTATTGGATTCAAAAGGCGTGACAACTAAAGTGTCATAGCTTTTAGTGTATTCATCTTCCGATTGGTTTACGTATGTCCCACTAATCTCTACGGCATGACCTGCATCGCTGCAACGGCTGAGTAAAAAAGCGAGAAACATCGCTACGATTGATGCACTTTTCATATCAAATAATTTTATTTATGCTGCTTGTTCTAATTCTTCCCGTACGATAGCCGCAATACCGCGCTGTATACTTCCGTATTTTTTAGCGTAGGCATGTACTTTTGCTTTTTCCGATGATTCGGTGGTATAGGTCCAATATTCCTCCCGGCTCACCTCAGTGCGGTACACTTTAGAAAGCTGGCCATTCAGGCTGATGAAAACCTCCTTGTATTTTAGCGTTTCATCATTGTTCCTATTCATGCTCATGATCAGAGCGGTTTCCTTGTCCGTTATACCTAAGAGCTGTTGAATTTTAGGAAAGTCATTCTGGTATTTGCGTTGGTCAAGCAGAATCTTGCAGTCACTATTGTTAATGATCGCTTGTTTTACCACGGGAGAACTGATGATGTCTTCAATGTCTTGCGTAACCACCAACGCCTCGCCAAAATACTTCCGTACCGTTTTAAACAGGTACTTGATATACTCGGCCATTCCTTCCCGTGCGATAGCTTTCCAGGCTTCTTCGATCAGGATCATCTTCCTTGTCGCTTTATCAAGCTTTCGCATCTTGGATACGAAGGTTTCCATAATGATGAGGGTAACGACAGGAAATAAAATGGGATGGTCTTTAATATTGTCCAGTTCAAAAACGATGAACCGTTTTTGCAGGAGGTCCAGGTTTTCCGTTCCATTCAACAGGTAGGCATATTCCCCTCCCTTGTAAAATGGTTTCAAAACGAATATTAAGTTGTCGATATCGAAACGGTGGTCTTTAACCTTCGACTGCTTCATCGTTTGATAGAATTCACCCCCTAAAAACTCATAGAAAGTATCAAAGCATGGAAAAATCTCAGGTTGGTTCCTCAGTTTTTCGTAATAGTGATACAACGCATCAGAGATAGCTACATATTCTGAACGCTGCACACCTTCGTCTTCCTTTTTCCAGAGGGCCAGGATCATCGCCTTAATACTTTCCTTTTTTTCTGTGTCCAGGTAATCGCCTTCAGGGATATAAAAGGGATTGAAACTGATCGGGTTCTGTTCGGTATAAGTAAAGTAGTAACCACCAACGAATTCACATAAACCCTGGTAACTATGACCTACATCAACCAAAACAATGTGCGCACCTTGTTCAAAGTAACTTCGCAACAAGTGGTTAGTAAAAAAGGACTTACCGCTGCCTGACGGACCTAGAATAAACTTATTACGATTCGTGGTGATCCCTTTGCTCATCGGATCATCGCTGATGTCCACATGTACCGGCTTACCGGAAAGTCGATCACCTAACCTCAATCCACAGGGGCTTAAACTTGATTGGTAATTCGTTTCCAGATTGAGAAAACAAGTGGCCTGTTCGACAAAGGTATCAAAGGAATCATTCATGGGGAAAGTTGATTCATTTCCTGGCAAGCCTGCCCACCATATCTGCGCAGCACCGTCCGTTTCCTGTTTGGGCTGGGCATCCAGTTGCGCTAAAGACGAACTAACCTTGTTTTTCAAGTCTTTCAAACCGGTTGGGTTATCTGTCCAGGCCAAAATATTGAAATGGGCTTTTACCGGTAAGCGCTGCTGGCCGATGGCTTCATTCAAAAAGTCGTGTGTAGCATCCCGGCCAATCGCATTTTCACGCGAGTAGGCTGAAAGGGATTGTAAGCGCAGTTTTTTAGCCTCCAGTTTTTTTAAGGTTTGCTGGCTATCTTCGATAAAAATGTACTGATTATATAAATGGTTGCAGTTCAGCAACCCACCGATCGGTGTGGCAAAGCCTGTACTGAATTTTGTCTTGTCGGTACTGTATTTATCGTAGGTGATCCTTGGCCCGCATAACGGCGGAAGGTCTTCGGCATCACTCATCGTATAAAGCTGACAGTGGTCATCCCCAATTCGAATTTCGTCCTGAATGTGCAGGTCTTTCAAAACAGGCGGCTGATGTTCGTTCAACAAAAAGCAATATTGCTCTAGAGCCCCTGTTTTATTGACCGTCCCAGCTAACTGATCATCATCTAAACGGGTTAGTGAGATCAGCCCACTATCTTCCAATACACGTACAAATTGCCCGGCGCTATCCTGAAAGTCATAAAACAGCTCGTCACAAGTGGTTTCTACCGGTACGATCCGTTTACGCATCAGGGTACTTACCGCACTGGTGTAATATTTAAATTTATCCGGCTTTTTCGTCAGGTAGATGTGGCAATGATGATGCAGATATGCGCGCTCATTGAAATACCCTTCGCTGGAATGGGAAAGGAATGTTTCCGACACCGCTTTACCATCCTTTGCAAAGGCCGCCTGATAGCTGTCGCCTATGAACCAATCCTGTTTGTGAAAAACGCTGTTCTTCGGCAGGAGTTTAAGCGCTTTGATCCATGCCTCGTGAAAAGCATGATATTCATCGTTAGACAAGGTAAATATCTCGGGAAGCTTAACTTTGAAACCAAGCGTCATATCGCCCTGCGCTGAGATCAAACAATTGTGCTCGATCTTATAAATTGGGAAAACTTGTTCCGCTTTGCTGTGTGAGGTCATGATTATCGTTTTAACCGTAAGAAAATTTTCCGGGAACTGAATTTAAGGTGGTTCGGCAGGTATCGTTTGGCCGCCATTTTCATCAGGCCATGTTCACCATATCTGTGGCTTAATTTAAAGACCTGATAAAAGAGCAGGATGCCTAAAGCCGCAATAATGATCAGACATATACTGACAGGTATGCCCATGATGTACGTGGCGGCGAAGACAACCAGTAACATGACCAAGCCACCGGCGAGATAGCCTATATACTGCGCTTTCAAACCTTTAAATTCAATAGGCTTATTAATGCCTTTGTTGATCTGATAGATTGCCATGGCGAACTATTTTATACCCCAAAAAATGATTTCAAAACCGTGGCTACAACAACTAGAAAGATACAGCTGCCGAACCAGCTGGAGGCTACCTTACCGGTGTCGTGCTCGCCGTCGTTCCATTTTTTGTAGACTTTGATCGCACCCACCAGTCCTACAATGGCACCAATGGCATACATCAAACTGGTTCCGGTATCGAAATAGCTTTTTACCTGTGTAGTTGCCTCCTGGATACCCGCATTTCCGTCTTGTGCATAAAGCGGGAAGCTGAGAAATAAAGTGCTTAGGAATACGGTGATGCGGGTCAATGTTGATTTCCAATCCTTTAGGATTTTTACTTGTTGATTTTTCATAACAAAAGAATTAAAGGGTTTACAAAGAGTTATTTGTCAATTGTGCTGAATATCTGCCTCGGTGACTGTAAATGGAAGTTTGTCTTTTGACAGCATTAGCGTTCGCTGCTTTACAGATGGCCAGTCGACTGAATTGGCTTCGGGTGATCGGTAAGAACTGTACTGGATACGAAGCAGAGAGAGGAATTCGGATTTATCATCAATCTCTTTAAAGGCTTCCACCAAATGGGATACATCTTGTAGCAGATCATTAGTCGGGTCTTGCGGTCTTGTATTCACGACTACCTCATGTCCTTTTGAGGCGATCTCTGTTTCAGGTTCTTCCTCAACGGCGAATTGCAAATCGCTCGTGTCAGAGATGGATACGCCGTGATCAGGTTTGGCTAAACCCATCACCTGGAAGGACGAGGTTAAGTTTGGACTCGGGAGCTTGCCCGTAGCGGGCTTCCTATTCACAAAGGCCCACAATTCCTTTTGGTAATACCGTAGCCCTACATAGCAATAGTAGGCTAAGACGATGAACGTCAGGACAGCTAAGAATTGCTGCCAGGAGACTGAAGACAACATAAGCTTTGGTTTAATAACCACCGCACCATGCGGCGATCTCTTAAGCAAAGGTTGAAGTACTCCGAATTTCTTTTTCACCCCTTGTACATGAGGTAGGTGTTTTTTTTTGCCTGAATCGTGCTTGCACAGCTGAAATTCAAGTAAAAATGTGGATAGGTTAGAATTTTATCTTTTGTTGCAGCGTAAAATCTTCGTCCATCTTCTCATCAATCCGCCTCAGTAAGGCCAGTTTTAATTTGTCCAAAAACGAGGTAAGATCTTTTTTACGGCGTGTGATGTCCGTGTATTTGTGATAGTAAGCTCCGAGTTCTACATGAAACGCAACTTGGAAAAAACTCACTGCTGTTTTAATTTCCGCGTTACCGTTGTTAAATACGCCTAAGGCCACTAACGCATAGATTAATTCTACGAGGTCAGTTTTATTGGCGGTCCAGGTTAGCGGGGATTCGATGGCGGTTTCCTGTGATTGCTCGTCATGAAGGATGATCCGTTGTAATTCAAGGTTTAGATAATCCTGGTATTTTTCGTTGGCAATGATTTTCGATAGTTTGTAGTCGTGGCTGGTGGAGTACATTTCGTCCTCCTCAAAATCTTCCAACTCTGCCTGCACATCAAAGCCGCCACGGGTAAAGTAGATCTCGTCCATTTGTGATGAACCAGACCGGTAGTATTGGTAAAAAGCCTGGTTATGGTCAAAAAAGCGTTTTAAATCGGCCAATTCGTAGGTGATATACTCCTTTACTATCTCGTCGCCACCAAGGGGCTTCTGCATAATAAAGTTGTAGACGTTTATAAAGTAAATATACTTGCTGTAAAACTGAGGTTTGATCAATTTGAAAAAGTTCATTTCCTCTTGTTTGTCCTCGAAAGCATAAGTGGAGATATAGCTTTTTAACTTAGCCATAGCCTTTTTGCACAGCAATATCGATGCTCGATATTGCTCTTCTGTTGTGTGCACATTC contains the following coding sequences:
- a CDS encoding conjugal transfer protein TraI — its product is MKMIIAFLFMTGFFTTTAYEVRAQFIATEVIKVTVTKVIKAIDLKVQRMQNKTIWLQNAQKVIENQLSKLKLTEISGWTDQQKQLYSDYFTELWKIKSAIAYYQRIKDVTLKQASLVQQYHRAWALFRQDKHFKPEELRYMENVYSGILKASMQNLDQILMIINGFKTQMTDEQRLELIDQASDQLDGNYNDLKQFNNQNISVSLQRSRDLADTKSIKKWYGIN
- a CDS encoding TraG family conjugative transposon ATPase, encoding MTSHSKAEQVFPIYKIEHNCLISAQGDMTLGFKVKLPEIFTLSNDEYHAFHEAWIKALKLLPKNSVFHKQDWFIGDSYQAAFAKDGKAVSETFLSHSSEGYFNERAYLHHHCHIYLTKKPDKFKYYTSAVSTLMRKRIVPVETTCDELFYDFQDSAGQFVRVLEDSGLISLTRLDDDQLAGTVNKTGALEQYCFLLNEHQPPVLKDLHIQDEIRIGDDHCQLYTMSDAEDLPPLCGPRITYDKYSTDKTKFSTGFATPIGGLLNCNHLYNQYIFIEDSQQTLKKLEAKKLRLQSLSAYSRENAIGRDATHDFLNEAIGQQRLPVKAHFNILAWTDNPTGLKDLKNKVSSSLAQLDAQPKQETDGAAQIWWAGLPGNESTFPMNDSFDTFVEQATCFLNLETNYQSSLSPCGLRLGDRLSGKPVHVDISDDPMSKGITTNRNKFILGPSGSGKSFFTNHLLRSYFEQGAHIVLVDVGHSYQGLCEFVGGYYFTYTEQNPISFNPFYIPEGDYLDTEKKESIKAMILALWKKEDEGVQRSEYVAISDALYHYYEKLRNQPEIFPCFDTFYEFLGGEFYQTMKQSKVKDHRFDIDNLIFVLKPFYKGGEYAYLLNGTENLDLLQKRFIVFELDNIKDHPILFPVVTLIIMETFVSKMRKLDKATRKMILIEEAWKAIAREGMAEYIKYLFKTVRKYFGEALVVTQDIEDIISSPVVKQAIINNSDCKILLDQRKYQNDFPKIQQLLGITDKETALIMSMNRNNDETLKYKEVFISLNGQLSKVYRTEVSREEYWTYTTESSEKAKVHAYAKKYGSIQRGIAAIVREELEQAA
- a CDS encoding DUF4133 domain-containing protein, whose amino-acid sequence is MAIYQINKGINKPIEFKGLKAQYIGYLAGGLVMLLVVFAATYIMGIPVSICLIIIAALGILLFYQVFKLSHRYGEHGLMKMAAKRYLPNHLKFSSRKIFLRLKR
- a CDS encoding DUF4134 domain-containing protein, which gives rise to MKNQQVKILKDWKSTLTRITVFLSTLFLSFPLYAQDGNAGIQEATTQVKSYFDTGTSLMYAIGAIVGLVGAIKVYKKWNDGEHDTGKVASSWFGSCIFLVVVATVLKSFFGV
- a CDS encoding RteC domain-containing protein, whose product is MKVFAERLFGALDRELNEVPLNVHTTEEQYRASILLCKKAMAKLKSYISTYAFEDKQEEMNFFKLIKPQFYSKYIYFINVYNFIMQKPLGGDEIVKEYITYELADLKRFFDHNQAFYQYYRSGSSQMDEIYFTRGGFDVQAELEDFEEDEMYSTSHDYKLSKIIANEKYQDYLNLELQRIILHDEQSQETAIESPLTWTANKTDLVELIYALVALGVFNNGNAEIKTAVSFFQVAFHVELGAYYHKYTDITRRKKDLTSFLDKLKLALLRRIDEKMDEDFTLQQKIKF